In Chitinibacter sp. FCG-7, the genomic stretch CGCAGGGTGTTTTTCCGGCGGATTGGGCGGGCTGATGATATGGCGTATTGTCGCTGCGCGGCGTATGTATGGGCCTGAGAATTCAAACCCCGCTCAGGGATCAAGCCTGAGACCCTTTACGGTATTGCCATGAAGGCAATATATATATTGGCCTTGCTGGATATACCCATGCAGGGGTTTGGCCGGATAGGCTTTGGGTACGCCGCTAAGGGGTTGGGCTAGGCCAACCCCTGGCTGGGCTTAGGCTGGTGTGGCTGCGGTTTCGCTTTGCTGCGTGCTGCACACGCCGTTGACGCAATTGCCGTTGCTGTCGGTTTGCAGGCATTGGCCAGCAAACATGAAGAAGAAGGCGTTGGCGCTGCCGTCGCTGTTCAGAATAAACAGTGCGCCATCTTGGTAGATGCCGTTGTCGCGGCATTGCTCCTGGCTATCTGGCGTGCCTTGGTTCAGGTGCACGTCGTCCATGCCGCGCGGGGGCAATTGGCTGTTGGTTTGCGCGCGATCGCGGCCATAGCGTGATTCGTTGCTGTTGTCGTTGTCGTCGTAGTAAGTGCCAAAAACCACGAGTGAAGCGCCTACGCTGAGCGCGGCCGATAGCTGGCTGCCGATCTGATCGGCCGAGCTGGCTGTGCTGCTTTGCCAGGCACTCACGACGGGGGCAAACAGGCTTTGCCGCAGCAGATCAAGCGCGCCGGTGCCTGGCTGGCTGCTCAGAGCCTGAAAACCGGGGTTGCTGCCGCCTGCGGCGTTCAGGATATTTTGCATGTCGCTGCTGGCAATGGTGGCGTTATACAACACGACATTCGGATTGCTGCTGCTTTGCAAGTCGATGTTGATCTGATAACTTTTCTGGCCGTCGCTGCCGAGCAGGTTGAAATGCGATAGCCCCGAGTAGGACGAGGTGTGCGTGCCTTCCACATCGGTGACTTGCAGTTGCAAAATGCCGTAGGTTTTATTGGCGGGAAATGGCATCAATGGCTCCTGATTAAGATTGAATCACGAATCAATATGCATACGGCATATTGCATCCCAGATTGGCAGCCAATGATCCGGTCGGCAAGTTTGATGTTGGGTTTTTTACGCAGGCTTGACGTGTTTACAACAGCAGCACCAGCGGCAGCGCTGAATCAAAGCCCGGCTGCTGCGCAGGCATTTAGCTCTATACCTGCCGCGGTGTTGCCACAGAAGCATTGATGAAACTGGCCTTGATGGATATACCCCGATCTATGCGGCAATACGCTCAAGACGTGCTGATCGGGTTGATCAATTGCGACTGCCACGCCTTCCCTCTCGATAGGGCATGAGTATCTACAGAATGCCACTGCTGGCTTAAACCACAGCAAGTTGAGCTGCCGCGGTAGTTTCCCCCTTTGTAAAAGGGGGATTAAGGGGGATTTGGCGATACTTCAAGCGTCAATGAAGCTCAAACAATGCCAAATCCCCCTAGCCCCACCTCAAAGAAGGGGGAAACTTACTACCTATCAGCTTAAGTGAACTGCATTACCGCATTCACGAGGCTGTGGCTTGACGATACGGCGGCGGGTTTTAAGCGCGTTCGCTGGCCAATTCGCTGCGCGCTTCGCTGGCGCTTTCGGCGGCCATGCATGCGGCGGCGGTGAATAGCACGTCGGTGGAGCTATTGAGCGCGGTTTCGGCTGAATCTTGCACCACGCCGATGATAAAGCCGACGGCCACCACCTGCATGGCCAGATCGGCATTCATGCCAAACAGGCTGCACGCCAGCGGGATCAGCAGCAGCGAGCCACCGGCCACGCCCGATGCGCCACATGCACCGATGGCCGAAATCACACTCAGCAGCAGCGCGGTTGGCAGGTCGACCTGGATGCCCAAGGTCTGCACCGCCGCCAGAGTGAGCACGGTGATGGTAATGGCCGCACCAGCCATATTGATGGTGGCGCCCAGCGGGATCGAGACCGAATACGTGTCTTCATCCAGCCCCAGCTTTTTGCACAAAGCCAGATTCACCGGAATATTGGCCGCCGAGCTGCGGGTAAAAAACGCGGTCAGCGCGCTTTCGCGCAAACACATCAGCACCAGCGGATACGGGTTGCGGCGCGTAACCAGAAAGACGATCAGCGGATTCACCACCAGCGCCATAAATACCATGGCCCCCACCAGC encodes the following:
- a CDS encoding DUF2278 family protein, coding for MPFPANKTYGILQLQVTDVEGTHTSSYSGLSHFNLLGSDGQKSYQINIDLQSSSNPNVVLYNATIASSDMQNILNAAGGSNPGFQALSSQPGTGALDLLRQSLFAPVVSAWQSSTASSADQIGSQLSAALSVGASLVVFGTYYDDNDNSNESRYGRDRAQTNSQLPPRGMDDVHLNQGTPDSQEQCRDNGIYQDGALFILNSDGSANAFFFMFAGQCLQTDSNGNCVNGVCSTQQSETAATPA